tttattttttttaaaaaatttaattaatttaaattaactccACGAACCATGACCCAAGACGCACTCCAAGTCGCCCTAATTGGGTTTAAAAACCATACTACATACCACCCCTACGACAAATTAATGCAAGCGCATACAACATCCTGAACTCGGACAACGTTCCAGGTAAAACATTTGCTTGAATAACCCCTAAGCACCCTATCCACACCATGAATTTCATGAATGCCAACCCAAAGTGAAAAGGGGGGAAAACAATCTGAGATTAGAACTTCAATTTTTGACAGTTCAAGTGTGAGTGTCGAATGAATGCTCCATAAGGTTTAGTATAGCTCCTTGAGGTTTAATAAAGATATGCCGCATGCAGGTACACAGACAGCACGGCCCACTGTAATCTACAGTGTTTAAGTATGAACCCTTTCATTTTCAAAACAGAGAGACTTCCTAGGACGAGCATACCTTACAGCTCTTCCTACAAGAACCATAAGACCCCTCTGAACCCACCATATAAACAGGGTTCTTTCTGCACTCACCGGCCTTTGCCCACAAAGGGCAGTTCTCATTCTCATCGATACAATCCCCGCTTGCTGCATGCTTCAGCGATTTCTCAAAGGATCTGACATGAATCCACTTGGTTGCTGACCATTTCTCACCTTCAATAACTGGACAACTCCCATGCAAGCTGTTTGTGTCAGTTGTTGCGTCGGGATGAAGACTGAAGAACATCAAGGCATCACCCTTCCAGGGTTTCACTGCAATGATATAATGTAGAATTTTATGGAATGCCTGGTAACAATACATGGGAAATCGAATGCTGCATGTTCACTGAATGACGGCAAAAACAATAATACTACATGGCAGATGAATCACATCATAACTAAATCCGTAGAAGGTATTGAAATGATCGCTCACTACTCTGCTTGGTGTATGATTGATTAGATGTGTTAATGTTATGCtggatattttaaaagaagGTTACAAGAAATTTTCCAAGGAGCTATCAAATTTTGGTCAGTGTGGATTTAAAAAACTACAATGGAAATCAAGACACAGCATTAATAATCAACACCACAAATAGTATTCCAATCATATAATACACCAAATGGCAGAAGCATCAATAGAAAACTTTCCAATCATCAGCATCACATGAATATTCTGCTAAAAAACCAGACACGAAAATGATCATATGATGAGGCAAGTGGTTTCCAAGTTTTACCCTTAAAGAGTTTGTAAAACCATTGAGGGGCAAACAACCTGTTTGTGAGACATACAATGCTCAACCAAAGAATACACAGAAAAGAACCAATCCTATAGAGCCATTTGGAGTCATCTGCCAAGATTCTTGGGATTGAATCCAGTTCACCTCTAAGATGGAGGAATTAGGAAAAGTAGAAGACAATCTCAATTGTGCAATCCAACCATTAACTAAATAAAAGGGAATTAGCTCGGGATATCCTTATATTTCATGGGTTGTCTCCAATAAATCATTATATGTTTAATTGCAGCTGTCCATAAATATAAGAACAGTACCCAGTAGGTCCTGTTGAAATTTCCATTCAAGTGATTTTGATACTGGATTTGcacatgacataaaaaaatgactTTTTTGACAAAATTAAAGCTTACCTATTAACACATCACCAAttgcataaaataataattattttttgaatatttcaaaTGCCCTCATGTCTATTttcaaacatcaattttttccaTATGTTTCCAATTCAATCAATCTAAACTTttgttattcaattttaatcatttatgaCCAATTACAAAAATCTATGAAAATCATATGTTAGGTATGGGTAAAGTGGCATTAAATGGATATAGCTCACtcaaaagaaggagaaagcttGCTTTGAGTCCTACTCGTGCCACACATGAGGAGGAATGGGTGGCATGTGCAAGACaaagtgttttatttaaaaaaaaaaaaaaaacataaagataaaatgttttgatatttttattcccaTTTCTTCTTGCATGTGCATAACTCAAAGtaaactttctctctcttctaatTGGATCAACTTAATGCCAAAACAACAGATGTAATGTATTTTAGTGATTGGCCTTAATTGACTCAAATTGGATAACACAAGATTAGATTAACTAAATTGAACACACAAGGGAAAAATTGGCGACTGAAAACAAATATAGGGGCAAGCTATAGGGTTAagccaaataattatttttaagagcaataaatagttatttatttgcaaatattttaaaaaatatttaacaaactaaaaccaTTTAACCTCCgaaaagttaataaataattgttattatttacttgatatatatataagtttaacAAAAGAAACCAATTTAACTccaactttttgttttttttaaaaagaatttcatgAGGATAATTAGgtgaaaatatcattattttataagttatatGCAAGTCACATGTCAAAATCCTTTAGTTTGGATGGCAAAAATGTATGTGGAATGACATATTAGAAATTATGCACATATTGGTTGTAATTAGACATGTGAGAATATATTAGATACAACCTCTAAAATATAAGGACAAACTAAGATCATTCTGCTTTAATAATGATACAAAAAATCCAAAGGTGATTAAAAACCACTGcccattttcttttatcaaactCCTATTATATGTTGATGCCTTCTTCCACTAAAATGAATCTGGAGAATATTAGTGTGAGTTACTTGTGTTAATATACACATCAAATAGTCAAATAACAGAGTAGTCGGGCTCCATCTCAAAAATAATACCTGCATAGCCATTTTTTGCACAATCAGACAAGCTATCATCCTTTGGTTGAATTGTTTTTCCCTGTACAAGGCACATGATATGTAATTGGCAACAGAGATACAAAAAGACCTAAGCACCAAAGGACATCGGAGAATCATATTCATGGCTAATTGTTTACCTCTGAGTTGGGAAACACTGTTTCTCCACCCTTTTCAACATTGGACAGATACATTAACACAGTGACAACCCGGTGACCACCCAGCTCTTGATTAGCCTTGTcatgaaaataatcaaaatgcGGTTCATACTTCTGACCATGCTCATAGTGTAGTATTTGAATGGACTCGCCGTTTTCTGATTACCGAAGGCATGtacaagaaagataaaaaattatctgcataaattaaaacatcataAACCAAGACACATGTGAAGAACATACCTTGAGGAAGGAAAGTCCAAGCAGCAATTCTGGCCTCAATATTAtcaacaatttcatccttcaatgaTGAATGAAAGGACATCGTTTAAGCCTAACAAATTCCAGAAACTAAAAAATGCATTCATAATAGAATATCTTTCAAAATTGAGTAGATTTGTGGAAATAGTATATTATAATCATATAGCACACCATCCAACATaaacttttaagaaatataaagtGTTCTTATGGAAAACTAATCTTTTATCTAAATTGCCCTCAGTACCAAAAAGTAACAAACTAATACGCTAAAAACTCATCTAAGGCCACAAACAACTTTTACTAGGAACtgcaattaacattttaaagcgTGGTTCAGATATATTTGAAAGTCACTACAAATCAACTTTGGGTCAACCAATTCACTGAGAATCAGAAAAAGGGAGAACTTTTCTTAATAATCTCTGGGTAATGGGGCAAACATGGCTATAGCAGTATTTGACTCTAACTCAGAGCTTCACATTTAGAATAGGTTTGGTGGACTGCAAACAGTAGCGGGAACAGATCTGGCGAAGTTGGGTTATGAGATTAACTGCACTTCAAAGATCTCATTGGTGATTTCGAGGGACTGAAATATGTTTGAAATCAAAGTCATTCCATTTCCCATCATCAGGTAATGTTTACCTTCACACGGCATTCTGCAAGGGCAACagctttgaaaatcaagcttggCAGGAAGAAGGCAGGAACTCAACCATGTGGATTCTGAGGTGATAGTTTTCTATGCAGTTGGTagcaaagaaatattaaaaaaatcctattctcaacatatttttaaatgtccTCAACAATCCTATGCCAAACACCCTCATCTCCTAGTTCCTAAAACACTGTCAAATGCAAGACTTTCACTGCACACCATTGAGTGATCAAACTTTCATTTTCATAAGAATGTCAATGGGGTGTAACATGTCATGCATAAGCATTTTAGATTTCTACATGCTGATAAAATCCTATATGTGAAAGTAGAAATAAATTGCTGATAGCCAGTAGCCATTAAGggctaaacaagaaaaaatcaagttatagCATACCTCAAGAAAAACCTGGAAGTTCAAATGGAACAAAGATAACAACAGATTGATTACAATTGCATCGAATTAAGTGGCAGGCAAAAGGGCCCTAATGAGCTTTCCCAATCCATATTGAGAATAATAGTATATTTAAATCTATGTACAATATTTAAGCAGTGCAAGATTTCATTAGTTTTCGGGTTCATGTCCAGGAAATAATCCTATTGAATACATGCTCTATTAATTCAATCAtcctttatatataaattaaatatattctgCACAACAAAATCATATTCCTTAATTTATTGGGATAAATATCCACATTCACAAACCCCTTTATCTTTATTTGATATGAGGGGGGAAACATGATTTTATAAACATTACATTACATAAGCTAAGTTACTCAAACAGGAAACAATATAAATTCATGGTCATATCAAATCAGCAAACATAACGTCACAGTCTATGGTTCAAAAATTTAAGAAAGACCTGGGCTTTTCCAATAAACATGCCAGAGCTGGTTCTCACTTCACTCTCTATACTCTTCCCGGATTCATTATCAGCCACCATTGATTTCTCGAGTTTATCTCTAGCCTACTCCAGTACCAAATCAATAACACcaacatattatattatattatattataaaaaaataaaaacaactaaatcacTATGAGAATCAATTGGGCAATCAAGCAAACCCACAAAATACCAACCAGATTGATAAGATGATCACACTCCTCATCCGATAAAAATCCCTTGTATAAGAAAGCCCTGTTAAgtttgagaaaaaagaagaaccacggcaataatttaaaattaaaaaaaaaaaaagaaatttactgaaaaaaaaaagtgaaaaagatGGGAGAAAAAAACCTGGGATTCCAGGAAAGTTGAGTGACCCGAGTTGGATCAAACACACTTTTTTTCTGTAATCTAAACATcaagacaagaaaaaagaaaacataaatcaaataaattacacAGAAAGAAAAAGTACACATCAGGGAGAGAAGTACATTTTCTTGTAAGGATGCAATCGAATGGTAGAACAGGAAAAAAGAGGGAAATTAACAAGCATAGAGCAGAGACAAAGCGCCACAAAGTATCGACATTCCATTTCAcaagaacttttttttctccctcaaTGAATAATTGTTGTGAGAAAAGGATTCAAGAAGAATATGGAAggaaggttttttatttttttggggtaaGAAATTGAATTGAACGTGAAGACTAGTTGCCGGTTTTTAAGTAATTTGGGTGGAAGTTGCCGGAGACTCTCCTTTTCTCATTTAAGACTTTTAATGGGCGCCCACCGGATTTGCTCTCCGTTCGTTGTTTTCTTAAATGTGAAAATTGACCCGCAATTTTCCAAACCCATAAAagtccttttcttctccttgttAGAATTAGATTGAGAGCAATGCTATAGCAACAAAGCTTAAAATCCTTACTAAGactgtttttaaaaacaaaaattaattttttttatatttttaaaattgttttaatagtaaaaataaattttaaaaaataaaaaatattatatatgtattttattttattttttgcaaaataggatatttgaaattattttcatataaaatagggatttttaaaaattcatgttatgttttatgtaattgaataaaaaataatatatgtattttttttaatgaaagtaaATACCACTTCGAATTTCaaatcaacaaattattttccaaatatcttaatatattcaATCTTTTAAGAGTCCCACGGTGCATTAATATTTAGTGGTCACATCCTACTGAAAAGTCTACGAGCCTCTCGGAGTAATGACGCATGTACCCTAGCTTTAAATTGTGGTCATGATCTTGTGACCTAGTGGttaaagggacttgttcccttctcCACACCAGGGTTCAAGTCCCACTTTGTGCATGCCTGTaaccccgcggtgccttacatgctcactgggcttgcaggatgttcagtgagcccggGAATTAGTTGTGGTGCACACAAGTTGACCTGGACACCCcggattaccaaaaaaaaaaattatggtcatGATCATCCGATCACTAATACAAAATATGCTGAAACGATTACATAAATCACTGTAGCAATTtactttacaatttttttttcaaactttttttttttaaaatagctttctataataaatttataattaatttctaaaaatctgttaatgaaaaaacattctaacaaaaaagattatatcataaaataaacagAAACCTCATGGTCTATCTCAAATTTAATCcacctatttttatttttatttttttgccttttcaatctcaattgttttggaattttttaaatttattttatttttattttatttttttctcagtttCTTAAAGTAAGATAGGAGAGAGAAAGTTgataaattacaacaaaaaaaaaaaatcattaattcatCACATTCTGATGATTATAAGCTTAAAAATAGGTTTAAATGATTAATGCGTGCATggaataaatatagaaaagattatagcaaatataattttttatttgaaaggatGAAGGCTATATTCTTTTGGAGAGATCATTAGTTTAGTCAGGATAAGTTCATAGTGTTCAAAGAATTAACCAAATTTTGTGGTGCTTTCTATACTTCTCATTCATGTCTCGATTATATACATTGGGTGAGGGGTTGATTATTTATAGTCTTAGTACTTTGGTGCATGTTATTGTTATATTAAACTTAATTGCAAAcctgaatttagtttttttggaaaaaattaatttaattgtggATTTTTGAATCTATATATCTATGGGGTTCACATTATTCATCAAATTCTATACAACAATTGTATCCTAGATAGTATAATCCAAATGAAAAATGTCAATATCATGATGAAATCTTGGGTCATTCAATTGAAAATTGTAAAAATTTCAAATGTCAAGCCTAAAAGTTAGTAAATAAAAGGCATGTTAAATTTGtaaatgataatgataaatgTCATATCATCAACAAGCCAATTTAGCATAACAAGTAATTGGCTAGGACGATAGAAATAACACTTAATGAATATTGACAAGCCATAATATTTGTTAGAGGTTGATatgaaatagaaagaatattGCATTgtcaattcttttattattaaactttattatttttatatttttattgagaaatatGATAACCTAGTTttgtttaaatatgtttttcatatgttttGGGATTAATCAtgtcttttaataaaatatgcatttttctttgtcttattattgttttgaaatcaagaaatgtttttatgaaaataatatatttcctTTTCAGCCCTTCACCACTAAATCAACCTCTCACTCACAAACATCAGTCAAGTTTCTAGTCACCACCTCAGCAAGTAACCATATCACAATACCAGTTGACCAAAAGCAATAAAAGGTAGAAAAAGAATCGAgaaggagaaaaagagaaaagaaaaaaaaaaatgaaactttaaAGGCCATAATTCACAACCATGAGTAGAGATGGACAAAACAGCTAGTACTAGAAGAAAGGAGAGGAAAAGGTGCATCTTATGAGCTCATCCAAGTGCCTCCATCCCTGTCTAGTATGTGTAAAAATGCACCACTAGTGACTACCACCATTGTGCATGTTAGACATGCGTTGCCATTTTCTCTCATTGTTATAGTAACTTCTAGTTGATTCCCACCACTTTAAAGTCAATTCCAAaccctaaataattttttagatatttttaaacatgattATGAAGAAATTATTGGTTGTTTGTAATGATTTGTGATTGATTATGTGTTCTTGTGAAATATTTATAGTGTTATGAGCTCGTGTCAGTTGTGCGACAAATAAAGCTaccatggttttgattttttatggtgtGATAAGGTTGGTGATTAATACCCTGCAATGgatattgaaggatgagataattttattgaaagattgGTATTTGTATTTAGATGATGTTgtgcatttgattttttgtgccagtaattttattcattgattttttaacatgcaGAATCGTTGATTTATAATTAGGTGCATAAATTCTATGTGAAGATAtgccatttttttattaaaaaaaagagagagaatttgTGCTCATATAGTAATTttcaactaataaaataaatggtaagattattttcatattaggtTCAAAACCCAATTTTCACCATCCATATGGTTCTAATGCCCATATTAAAATCCTAAACagataaaatttttcttttaaggattGACATCATGATTCTTCTATTTCTATgaaatcttctatttttagggattaatgtaaaaaatttcattaaaattcttatttcgataaaatattctattttcagagattaatgtataaaaattttcattaaaaatcctattttgatgaaatctccatttttttatagtttaatgtcaattttttttttgaaaacattttcattttgacaaatccatttatttttattttctcttttaattttagaagAGCCCTGTATTCATCACGATGTGACAGTTTTaaacctataaaattaaaaaaaaaagaaacatatctTCTTATCCATCAAAATAATCTCTTAACATCACATCATCTCTATAATAGTTATTGACATTGGAAGTAACTAAAGATAACGCACAAacattttaataatatcattagGAAGAAACCATATGATATTGATGACTTTCTAAGCTTGATGAGTTCTTGACGAGTAATTgcataaaacatattaaatgtgTGTGTTTATAATGTGGTTGAAAATGCTTTTATTTGTGCTTTTTTTaactacttttttatttttatcattttaacatgatcatattaaaatatctaacatcctcaaaaaacatcaatttaatgttttttagataaaaaaaaatatttaaaaagtatctTGAAAAGTACCTAAACCACAATATAATACCAAACAGTGGCtaataatatactttttttttaacgcCATAAATAATATACTTAATGTGGCCGGAGAAGAGTTTCAATTACcaagaacaaaaatgaagaataaCAGTTTTAATATACACAAAAATACTTGACATTTGCATTAATGatttgtatttataaataattggtaTTGTATAATTATCTAGTATAAATGTATATATGGATAATTGTACAATCAAATAATGCGATGAAAAGTATAGGTAgcgtttgatattgtgatagtggttgctttttaaagttttgttttgcttggaaatgtatcaaaataatatatatattttttattttttaaaatttattttgacatcaatacattaaaataatccaaaaaataaaaaaataattttcatcaattttttttttaaattttgccaAACATCATGTGGGCCACGTTCTCAAACATTACCTTAATGCATAGTTATCAGACTTTACTCGGGAGTTGACCCGGTAAAGGAGCTAGGTCCCGGGTTATACGGATTAACCCGAATCAActcgaaaaaattaaaaaaattaagattttaatatttcatatgaaaaaattaagaaacaatacaTGTGAATATATGCTATAtgtgttataaataatgaagtttaagagattatttcaaaaggttttctatcccatattgaaaatatactatgttagtatgttatccttttaagttgaagtatttaaataaaaaatattttttattccatattgaaaaaaaataacttttttcttgtgaacatatagtatatatattaaaggacttcaaattccacattgaaaaaataatttttttcttatgaacatagagtatatatattaaaagacttcagattccacattgaaaaaataaaatattcttctagtatttatatagtgaactttgaaaagAGTTAAtagcaaactaaaaaaatatatgaaaagggATCACTAATTATgagaaaaaacacttaaaaaaaaaagggtcacaGGTCTTGTTAGGCAAGAATACAGGAGCATTGaaaaaattcttataatatttatataataaactttgaaaaagcTTCAACTAGATTTTGTCGAGTTGCACGGGTCACAAGTCAACCCAGCGAGTCAACCAGATTTGCCAGGTTTTTGCTCATTCAAGTTTTTTACCTTACCCGAATTGGTCCAGTCATCAGATTGACTTGCCAGGTTagttcaagtttaataacaatgcctTAATATACTTGAGTTCACATACAAAGTTCTAAGTTTGAATATTAATCTTAACAAATATACAAATATTggaaattaatgaaagaaaaattttttAAGTAGCATTTGTGTATTTTATAAGATATTGCTCCCATGATGTCAAAATATCTTGTTCaaaatctatttgtttttaattttataacaattaaaataaatattcataagaaTTCAATGCTTTAAATtatgaagtaaaaaatatattttagtctatttttttcttcttattcctGTATCTTTTtgatataaactttttttttttaaatttattagaagcatggtttttaaaataaaactcacCTTGATCTAAAAAGCAagcaaaattacaataaaaaacaaaaaaaccatgtcTTAACAAGAttgtaattaatttgataaaattatataaaaattttataataaaaaataataaaataaatatcttattcTTCTccgttattttaattatattgataataattatatttttttttcatattcaataTTCAATATTCAATTATTTAGTTTAATGAAACTATGGACactaattaaaagtttttttatttaa
This DNA window, taken from Populus alba chromosome 17, ASM523922v2, whole genome shotgun sequence, encodes the following:
- the LOC118058255 gene encoding probable prolyl 4-hydroxylase 7, which codes for MECRYFVALCLCSMLVNFPLFSCSTIRLHPYKKILQKKSVFDPTRVTQLSWNPRAFLYKGFLSDEECDHLINLARDKLEKSMVADNESGKSIESEVRTSSGMFIGKAQDEIVDNIEARIAAWTFLPQENGESIQILHYEHGQKYEPHFDYFHDKANQELGGHRVVTVLMYLSNVEKGGETVFPNSEGKTIQPKDDSLSDCAKNGYAVKPWKGDALMFFSLHPDATTDTNSLHGSCPVIEGEKWSATKWIHVRSFEKSLKHAASGDCIDENENCPLWAKAGECRKNPVYMVGSEGSYGSCRKSCKVCSS